The Bacteroides fragilis NCTC 9343 genome includes the window GCAATATTCCTACTGTTCTATTTTTTAAGAATGGAGAATTGGTAGACAAACAAGTCGGTGCCGTAGGTAAACCTGCATTTGTAGAGAAAGTTGAGAAATTATTATAATATACTTTCATTAAAAATATTTGTTTATGGGACTGGAAGACGATTTTTTGTTAAATGACGCCGATGATGAAAAGACCATCGAGTTCATCCGGAATTATTTGCCTCAGGAATTGAAGGAAAAGTTTTCGGAAGACGAGTTGTACTATTTCCTCGATTTGATTGATGAGTACTACTCTGAAAGCGGAATCCTAGATGTTCAGCCCGATGCTGACGGTTATGTTGACATCGACTTGGAGCAGGTAGTAGAATTCATCGTGAAAGAAGCCAAAAAAGATGAAGTGGGTGAATATGACCCGGAAGATATCTTATTTGTGGTGCAGGGAGAAATGGAATACGGCAACTCTCTGGGACAGGTGGAGTAAGCCAGTCTTCGTAAACCAAGAGATAAAAAGCGTGTAGAAACACTTCTGCACGCTTTTTTGTTGCATGTATGTGTGATAGTTTACTTCGTCTTGATTCTTCTCCTCCTACTAAAGTGCATTATGTTTTTTTGAAGTATCAGGTGTGTATAAGAGTCCGGATATTTGCTTGAAAGTGGGATGAATAAAAGCCCGGTTTAGTCTGTTTTTACGAAATAAGATATACTAAATTTCTTCTAATGCATAGTATTGGTAGTCTCTTACAACGGTCTGAAGAAATTTTTCATCGTTTATATTTGTTTGATCTACAGATAGCAGGGCACGAACTTTGGGTGCCAATTGTGCGATATGTCTTGTCCGATCCTTATGATGTAATTCTAATGCTTTACTGATTACGTTTATTTGTTCCAAAGACAGGTCGGCAGCTGATGGAAAACTGGGATGATATCCTTTAGTCAGATAATCGAACTCGTCAAGACTTACCTGTATTTTGCGATAGTTCTTTTCTTTAATTACCATTGTACCGGCAGCCAGATCTCCCAAACGTTGGCTGTTTTTGGTCAATAGTATGACCAGTACGCCCAATCCTCCGGTAATAGTTACGTCTATCCCATAGAGCAACCACCTTAGCAGATAGGCGCTCAGGCTGGGTGTCGTACCGTCTGCTTTTACCACACGGATATTCATAAGTTTCTTTCCGGCACTCTGTCCTTGGTTAAAAACTTCGCAAAGTAACGAGTAACATAGTACAGGCAGATAGATGAACAGGAACAACAGGAAAAACGTACTTCCGGAAAAAGCATGTATATTGAGTTTCCCCAATATATAAGAAGTGGCAAGAATGTAGATAAACAGCAGAAAATAGTCAATAATACGAGCCAGTATCCGTTCGCCAAGGCTGGCGGGTACCTGACTGATTCGTACGAATTGTCCTGTGATGATAGTCGATTCTGCCATTTCTGATTAAACACATTTGGGTTCCGGCTGCAAATATATCATAATTCTCTTACTTTTGCTTCCGGTTTCGGACAAAACTTATCCGGAACTGCAACCAAGCAGATGTGAAAGGATGCTGGTTGTTTTATTTCGGGTGCGTTCAGAGAGAAGGAGTCGCGCAAATAGATTTTTTTTTCGCGTTTTTGCATGAAAAAGATATCTTTATCTCTCTTTTGGTGACAGTCGCTATTCTCAAAATCTTCCTGATAGAGAAGTAAAGTACATAAATAGAGTATTTGTATACGGATTTTCTTGCCTTTTCGGGTAAATATTCCGGTTCTATCATTAAAACATTAGCTTCTTTCGGGAAAAGAAGTTAATGTTTTAATGATAAGAAGTTAGTCTTTTGCCCGTAAGAAGTTAATGTTTTGTCCGTAAGGAGTTAATTTCGTAAAAGACAGAGAAGAAAGTTATGTTTTTCAATGCTAATTGGTACTTTGGCATGGGTATTGGTAATCTGTCTTTGTGTATGTAAAATGAAAAGTATTAAAGCAAAGTGTTTGTGTCGTATGGTGGTTTCCAGGTTCTGTGATCGAGCTAAGGTGAAATGACTGGCATTCCGGTTTTGCCTAATGGCAAAATAAGGGCTTCTTTTGGTACTACTCGCAACCTAGATCGGAAATAGATGCGTATAGTTCCATCAGAAATACAAAATGTCATTATGGGTTACAACTATCAGAATGTAAGATTCTCCATCGGTGATGATGGTCATTCTATTTGTTTTTAAGCAGAGTTAATCCGATTTCTTCTAAAGTGTGACAATCATAGTCGATTCTGTCATTTCCGGTTAAACATTTTTTAGTTTTGGTTGCAAATATATCATAATTCTCTTACTTTTGCTTCCGGTTTCGGACAAAACTTATCCGGAGCCGAACCGGTTGGATGAAAGAGGTAACGTTTATACGTCGGAATATTGAGAAATGGAAAGAGACTGAGAAGGTGGTGGAGCAGGCAGATAAACTGACTCCTGACCGTCTTGCCGACGCTTATACGGAACTTACGGCAGATCTCGCGTTTGCACAAACTCATTATCCGTCTTCCCGCATTACTATTTATCTGAATAATCTGGCTTCGGCTCTTCATAATGTGATTTATCGCAATAAGAAGGAGAAATGGACCCGTATCTTTACTTTCTGGACGCAAGAGGTTCCGCAAACGATGTACCATGCTCGTAAAGAGTTGTTGGTTTCGGTCCTGATTTTTTTGGCCAGCGTATTGGTGGGCATTGTTTCAGCAGCGAATGATGATAACTTCGTCCGCCTGATTCTGGGCAACGGCTATGTGGATATGACACTCGATAACATAGCGCGTGGTGAGCCGATGGCTGTGTACAACGGTTCGGAAGAGGTACCTATGTTTCTGGGCATTACTTTAAATAATATCATGGTTTCTTTCAATGTCTTTGCAATGGGGTTGCTCACCAGCTTTGGAACAGGATGGTTACTGTTTAATAACGGAGTGATGCTCGGTGCTTTTCAGACCTTTTTCTTTAAACATGGTTTGTTGGGCGAATCCATGCTTGCGATCTGGTTGCATGGGACTTTGGAAATATGGGCCATTATCGTAGCCGGTGCTGCAGGGCTGGCTTTAGGAAACGGGTGGCTGTTTCCCGGAACTTATTCCCGTAAAGAGTCTTTTATGAGGGGAGCCAAGAAAGGGCTGAAAATTATAGTAGGTACAGTTCCTATCTTTATAATGGCCGGATTTATCGAAGGTTTTATCACGCGTCATACCGAATTACCCGATGTTTTGCGGTTGGGCATCATTCTATTGTCACTGTCATTTATTATCTATTACTATATTTATTTACCAAACAGAAAAACTCATGGAATCACAAAAACCTAAAATTGCTTTATATGTGAAGCGTCCTTTTGGTGATAAACTGAATGCGACCATGGACTTTATAAAAGAGAACTGGAAACCGATGTTGAAGTTCTGTACCTATTTGATTCTGCCGTTATGTCTGATTCAAGCCATCAGCATGAATGGAATTATGGGAGGAGCAATGGGAATTGCAGCTGCCAAAGAGGCCGGGACCAATTCTTTAGCGGCCATCGGAATGCAATTCTGGGTAAATTACGGACTGATGTTTCTCTGCTATCTGGTAGGTTCTATATTGCTGACTTCTATTATTTACGGACTGATGCAGGTTTATAATCAGCGCGAAGAACGGTTGGCCGGTGTGACGTTTGCCGACTTGAAACCTTTTCTGTTCAAGAATATAAGACGGCTGCTGGTTATGGTACTGTTCTGTATAGGCCTTACTATAGTGGTGGGCATTGTTATGGGGATTCTGGTTGTAGCTTCTCCGTTCACGCTTTTGCTTACTATTCCGTTGCTGATAGCCTGTGCAGTGCCGTTAGCCTTGTTTACTCCGATTTACTTGTTCGAGGAGATCGGCATTCTTGCAGCTTTCTGGAAAACTTTCCGTCTGGGATTTGCCACATGGGGCGGTGTCTTTTTAGTATCTCTGGTCATGGGTTTGATATCCAGTGTATTGCAGGGAGTTACTACGACTCCGTGGTATATTGCCACTATCGTAAAATACTTCTTTATGCTGAGCGATACACAGAATGAACTGACCATCTCTGCCGGATATAGTTTCATGGTCTACCTGTTGGCTATCGTCCAGACTTTTGGTGCCTATCTTTCTATGATATTTTCTTTGATTGGTATGGTATATCAATACGGTCATGCCAGTGAGGTGGTAGATAGCATTTCGGTAGAAAGCGAGATAGATAAATTTGAGCAATTATGATCGACTTTAAATGACGTTGCAAGCTGATACATTGGTCTGCGATACCGCAAGGGTTGCTTTTTGGCAATCCAATCCGGATTATGACTATAACCGTGAACTGATGACTCCTGAGATTGATATCTACGGGTGGCTCAGTATGCAGCTCTCCAAGTTACTTCGTGCCATTTTCGGAAGTCGTTTTGCTGAGGAGTATTCCGGCATTATCCTGATTATTATTGCTATTCTCATCCTGTTGCTGATCCTCTGGTTTCTTTATAAAAAGCGTCCCGAGCTTTTTATGCGTTCACGCAGAGGTCCTGTAAACTATAGTGTCCACGAAGATACCATTTACGGAGTCGATTTTGATGCAGAGATCAGGCGTGCCATAGACCGCAAGGATTACCGGGAGGCCATCCGTCTGCTTTATTTGCAGACCCTTAAACTGTTGAGCGATGACGGCCGGATAGATTGGCAACTTTATAAGACTCCTACAGAATATATTTATGAGGTAAAGCAGGAGATGCTTCGTACTCCTTTCAGGAATCTGACCCATGGTTTCTTACGGGTACGTTATGGTAATTTTCCCGCTTCCGAGTCTCTTTTTGAAGAGCTGGCAGCTCTGCAAACTCAAATCAGGAAGGGAGGGGATGTATGAGAAGCAGTCGTTGGTTTATTATCGGGATCGTTCTCTTTTTGCTGATCATGTTTGTGGTAGAATCTCATCTGCCGAAGAAATTCGTCTGGAATCCCACCTTTGCACAACATGATCACCAGCCACTGGGGTGTGCCGTGTTTGATGATGTCTTGAAGTCCTCTCTTCCGGATGGATATTTTCTTTCGCGCAAGACATTCTATCAGTTCGCTGCTGACAGTGACTCCTGCCGGAGTATTCTTGTCATTACTCAACATGTCAATCTGGTGGAGGCGGATCTCAATGCTTTGCTCGATCTGGCCCAAAGG containing:
- a CDS encoding stage II sporulation protein M, coding for MKEVTFIRRNIEKWKETEKVVEQADKLTPDRLADAYTELTADLAFAQTHYPSSRITIYLNNLASALHNVIYRNKKEKWTRIFTFWTQEVPQTMYHARKELLVSVLIFLASVLVGIVSAANDDNFVRLILGNGYVDMTLDNIARGEPMAVYNGSEEVPMFLGITLNNIMVSFNVFAMGLLTSFGTGWLLFNNGVMLGAFQTFFFKHGLLGESMLAIWLHGTLEIWAIIVAGAAGLALGNGWLFPGTYSRKESFMRGAKKGLKIIVGTVPIFIMAGFIEGFITRHTELPDVLRLGIILLSLSFIIYYYIYLPNRKTHGITKT
- a CDS encoding DUF4129 domain-containing protein, whose protein sequence is MTLQADTLVCDTARVAFWQSNPDYDYNRELMTPEIDIYGWLSMQLSKLLRAIFGSRFAEEYSGIILIIIAILILLLILWFLYKKRPELFMRSRRGPVNYSVHEDTIYGVDFDAEIRRAIDRKDYREAIRLLYLQTLKLLSDDGRIDWQLYKTPTEYIYEVKQEMLRTPFRNLTHGFLRVRYGNFPASESLFEELAALQTQIRKGGDV
- a CDS encoding RDD family protein, which translates into the protein MAESTIITGQFVRISQVPASLGERILARIIDYFLLFIYILATSYILGKLNIHAFSGSTFFLLFLFIYLPVLCYSLLCEVFNQGQSAGKKLMNIRVVKADGTTPSLSAYLLRWLLYGIDVTITGGLGVLVILLTKNSQRLGDLAAGTMVIKEKNYRKIQVSLDEFDYLTKGYHPSFPSAADLSLEQINVISKALELHHKDRTRHIAQLAPKVRALLSVDQTNINDEKFLQTVVRDYQYYALEEI